The genomic DNA CAACGAATGTTGCGAGCCTTTAACTTACGGTATGTAAAGAGATCTATGAAGCGTTGTATATTTCTTCATCAAGTTCATTCTCGGTGCGTGATACGAGAACCGCGGTCATTGCGTCACCGGAGATGTTAACGGTTGTACGCGCCATATCGAGGACACGGTCAATACCGGCAATGAGAGCGATGCCTTCCATTGGAAGACCAACAGAAGAAAGAATAAGGGAAAGCATAATAAGACCAGCACCTGGCACACCAGCTGTACCGATGGAAGCAAGAGTACCTGTAAGCATGATGGTCACAATATTACCCATGGTAAGATCAATATTGTATGCCTGCGCAATAAAGAGTGCGCATACGCCCTGATAAATCGCTGTGCCGTCCATGTTAATGGTAGCGCCAAGCGGAAGAACAAAGCTGGAAATAGAAGGTGAAACGCCGAGGTTCTTTTCTGCACAACGGATAGTAGCAGGAAGAGTACCCGCACTGGAAGCTGTAGAGAATGCCACCATAAGTGCATCAAGAATACCACGGAAGAACTTCACTGGGTTCAGGCGGCCAATTACCGTTACGTAGCTACCGTATGTGAAGAGAACATGGACAATTGCGCCCACGTACATTGCACAGATAATTTTTGCCAGAGGCAGCAACGCCTCAAGACCGTACTGACCAACTACTTTAGCGATAAGAGCAGCAACACCGTATGGTGCACATGCCATAACAATAGACGTCATGGAGTACATTACTTCGGCAAGAGATCCGAAGAAAT from Halodesulfovibrio sp. MK-HDV includes the following:
- a CDS encoding dicarboxylate/amino acid:cation symporter — translated: MKLWTQILIGMVVGVVIGAFVPAVVPYITPVGTLFINAIKMLIVPLVFASLVTGMTSMDDVKKLGRISLKTIGIYLTTTLVAISIGLIIGELFQPGAGMNLAAAGEQVTKEAPSLVNTLTGLIPKNPIDAMVKGNILQIIVFAIFIGLSINFAGEKGAPVKNFFGSLAEVMYSMTSIVMACAPYGVAALIAKVVGQYGLEALLPLAKIICAMYVGAIVHVLFTYGSYVTVIGRLNPVKFFRGILDALMVAFSTASSAGTLPATIRCAEKNLGVSPSISSFVLPLGATINMDGTAIYQGVCALFIAQAYNIDLTMGNIVTIMLTGTLASIGTAGVPGAGLIMLSLILSSVGLPMEGIALIAGIDRVLDMARTTVNISGDAMTAVLVSRTENELDEEIYNAS